The Paroedura picta isolate Pp20150507F chromosome 17, Ppicta_v3.0, whole genome shotgun sequence genome contains the following window.
ggaggaggccggggggggggggggagtccaactgccgccctccagaggcccgtggactacaattcccagcagcccctgacagcgttcgctgtcaggggctgctgggaattgtagtccacgggcctctggagggccgcagttggactcccctatggggggggggggcgggcagctCGGCCTCCCCTCtggcctgggagggggagcctgggaTAAAGCTCTGAGGTAATCTGCAGGGCTCAGCCAGGCTCGTGCCCAGAGTTAGTTCAAATTTGGGGACCCTAAAAGCGCCCCTGGGCTCTAAGCTTGTTCTTAGGCCCAGAATTAAAGTCTAGTGGCCTTAAAAGTGTCCCTAACTTGCTTCTGAAGCCCATAATTAAATTTGGGGACCCTAAAAGCGCCCCTGGGCTCTAAGCTTGTTCTTAGGCCCAGAATTAAAGTCTAGTGGCCTTAAAAGTGTCCCTAACTTGCTTCTGAAGCCCATAATTAAATTTGGGGACCCTAAAAGCGCCCCTGGGCTCTAAGCTTGTTCTTAGGCCCAGAATTAAAGTCTAGTGGCCTTAAAAGTGTCCCTAACTTGCTTCTGAAGCCCATAATTAAATTTGGGGACCCTAAAAGCGCCCCTGGGCTCTAAGCTTGTTCTTAGGCCCAGAATTAAAGTCTAGTGGCCTTAAAAGTGTCCCTAACTTGCTTCTGAAGCCCATAATTAAATTTGGGGACCCTAAAAGCGCCCCTGGGCTCTAAGCTTGTTCTTAGGCCCAGAATTAAAGTCTAGTGGCCTTAAAAGTGTCCCTAACTTGCTTCTGAAGCCCATAATTAAATTGGGGGGCCCTAAAAGCGCCCCTGGGCTCTAAGCTTGTTCTTAGGCCCAGAATTAAAGTCTAGTGGCCTTAAAAGTGTCCCTAACTTGCTTCTGAAGCCCATAATTAAATTTGGGGGCCCTACAAGTGCCCCCTGGCTCTAAGCTTGTTCTTAGGCCGAGAATTAAAGTTTGGTGTTCTTAAAAGTGTCCCTGACTTGCTTCTGAAGCCCATAGTTAAATTTGGGGAccctaaaggtgcccctgggctctaaGCTTGTTCTtaggcccagaattaaactcgggtggtcttaaaagtgtccctAACTTGCTTCTGAAGCCCATAATTAAATTTGGGGCCCTACAAGTGCCCCCGGGCTCTAAGCTTGTTCTTAGGCCCAGAATTAAAGTTTGGTGGTCTTTAAAGTGTCCCTAACTTGCTTCTGATGCCCATCATTAAAATTTGGGGGCCCTAAAAGTGCTCTAACTGTGTTTTATGCCCAGAATTAGAGTCTGGTGGTCTTAAGAGTGCTATTAACTTTCCTTATGCTCATAATTACATTTTGGggaccttaaaagtgccactaatTTTGTTTTCCCCAGTGTTAAACTTGGGTGATCTCAAGAGTGCCACTAACTTTCTCCTTATGCCCACAATTAAATTTGGGAGGTTTCAAAAGTGCCCCTGGGTGCTAGCTGTGTCTTATGCCAAGAGTTAAACTTGGGTGATTTTAAGAGTGCCACTAACTTTTTTCTTAGACCCACAATtaatgtggagaaaggaaggtgtttgtaagccgcttggagaatcttgggtggtgaaaagcagggtataaaataccaGCGCTTCTTTATTTCCTTCCTGCACTTCTCTTCCTTTTCCAGGATTGTCAATTTTTGCCCCCAATGTGGAAAGAAGGTCGAAGCAACCTTTGTCTTTTGCCCTGCGTGTGGGAGTCAGCTGCCTGCCCCGGAAGAAGAAGAGCCCATGCAGATCACTCCTACTCCTTCGGTGCAAGGTAGGAAAATTAAGTCAGAACGAGGATATCTGCAGACGGGAAAACCTCACCTGtgaagagttctgagagaactgtggctggcccaaggcggCCCAGTAGGCTTCGTGCAGAGGAGGAGCGAGGGATCAAACTTGGTTCTACAGATTTGCAAAGCAGTGGACATTGTTGTGGAATTATATGGAAAAAAACTATCCAGACTTTGTGAAGACGTGTAAAATTTAAAATAGCAACAGCAGGTTCTAAGCatagttatgtcacagatttaggtttactatttcatttgttaggactaggagagaagtcttgaatgtatatttgttatttatttgtgattgaatgttagattgatgaatttatggattagtgatgcgtatggatattttgtttgatatcgcaataaaatatttgaattgggaaaaaaatcctttaaaaaacttGGTTCTACAGATTTGAGGCCAGCACTCTTAAGCACCGGGTGGCccagctgtgactctccagatgaccatggactacagttcccatgagctccctcccagcaacatgggaattgtagtccatggacatctggaaagccactctTTGGCTACCCCCGCCCTATACCATGCTGTTTCTGTTTTGCTTAGAACTCGATCAGAAGGCCGTGGATGAGCTCTCTGTAGCAGTGAAGTATCCTGCCAAGAAAAGAGTAGAATTTTATTCGCCAGGCAAAGGGAAATCTTCCACTTCAGTCAAACAAGACTCTGAGCCAATCTCAGTGGCTTCCTGGTCCCCAAAGGAGGCGAGGAAAGGTGAGAGTTTGTGGGTAACGTGGCGGCCCAGGGCTCCCAATTGTTCTACCCAGCGGCTTTTCTAGTTTGGGCTTAGCAAAACCTAACATGTTTTCCTTCCAGCATAAACTGCAGGACATCAGAGTGGGGCCTTGTCCTCAAGTTATATACTAgaacaggggtgtccaaactgtggctctccagatgtttgtggactatgattcccatgagcctctgcttgctagcaggggctcatgggcattgtagtccacagacatctggagagccactgtttctGGGAAGGGAGGGCATGCGCCATTCAGGGATCCCAGACAGgaggtaatgggtttaaacttcaagtacaacgatataggctagatatcaggaaaaaaattttcacagtcagagtagttcagcagtggaataggctgcctaaggaggtggtgagctccccctcactggcagtcttcaagcaaaggttggatacacacttttcttggatgctttaggatgcttagggctgatcctgcgttgagcagggggttggactagatggcctgtatggccccttccaactctgtgattctatgattctatgaggtttcGACCCTTTAAACATTTCTGACCCTGCCTGCTTCATCTTGCTTAGTACTTGATCCGAAGGACTTGGAAGAGTTCTCTGCGGCAATGGAGCATCCTGCAAAGAAAAGAGTCGAAATATGTTCACCAGGCAAAGGGAAATCTTCTGTTTCATTGAAACAAGAGTCTGGGCAGATCTCGGCGACTTCCAGGTCCCCAAAGGAGACGACGAAAGGTGAGTGCGTGTAGCACAGTCCAGAAGGAGAGGCCTAAGCCAGCCCACTGAATCTGAAATGAAGTTCCTTCCAGACCTCAAAGTTTGTCGGCCGCAGGCAGTGGGAATCTGAGCGCCCGTCACCTGCCGGACACACATCCCGGCAAGGGATGCTGCTGTTTAACCTGGTTTGATACACTGTGTGCAGGTTGCTGAACTTTAACAGCAACAGTGCAGTTCTTCCACATCAGGAAGTAACCCCTTTTAATGGATTTTTGTTCatttaggggagggggaaatctgtcAACCTGCTCCCATGACTGGGTCCTCAGTGGAGAGGGCACAGTGAACGGGCACACTGCAGGGGCAGCTGTACAGCTGCAATGCAGGTTCTGCCAGGGTGATGGGCAGGATACGCCATCTTCAAAGGTGTCCCCTGGGGTTCATGTGAGGCTTGACTGTCTCTGGGGGATGGTGTCAACATGATTTGTAATTTCTACAGCGCAACCTGCTCAGAACCCTTGCGGGGCCCGGTGGGCTGCGCACCTAAGGAACGgatatttgtgtttgtttttggtAAAGCAAAAGCCGGCTCCCGCTCTCCCAAGAAGAACCGGCTTGCTTCTGCGACTCCTCTCCCAGAGGGGGAGATCCTGACGGACTTGAACGACAAGCAGTGGAAACTCGTGAAACTTCTGAGCCAGTCTGACTTTGGACTGATGTATGAAGGTAAAGAATAGGCTCGTATTGTTTGTGCTGGGGGAGGGCGCACTTTGCTTGATGCTCTGATCTGTGCTACGGTCGAAAATGCGGCTCAGTTGCCATAGCATGCGGGTGAATGACACCATTCCTGTAAACCAGCCTCTCTCGAAACCTGTTGACTGTTTCCCAGAACTCATTGCTATTGTAAACAGGAGCGCGCCAATTTCCAGCAGAATAACAAACAAGTCCCGGTGTATTACCCTTGTTTCGGTAAACTTCATCAGTGTATAATGTCACAATCTGCATCCAAACAAGTTAAGATAATGAATAATGCATCATGTATAAGAGGTCTGTACTAATAGTGGGAATGCAATTCTCCCCATCTACCTGTCCCCCCTCCAAGATCCCCTCCCACCAGATATGCCCCCTGGATACAAGGCAATTTCCAGTCCAGCCAGTCTGTTAAGCAACAGTTACACGGTAAATGGTTAATCGTTTAAATATTTAAGTCTAGCCATCCTGAAATGAGCTGGTCGTCGGCAAGGCCTTGCTGCCTGTCCAGGTGAGGGTCGGGGAGCCCTTGGGCCCCTGTGTATTCTTGTCAGGCCCTGTATCACTTGTGACTTGCTCTCTCCGGCATTACTGGTTCATAACCTTCATTTTCTTCATCCTTCCACAGCAGAGTCAGCCTCTGGAGCCTGCCAGCAGAAGCAGAGATTCTCCCTCAAACTGGTGAGTTCAGTCCTGGGAGCTACCTGAGTCTCAGGTAGAACTTTCCAAGTACAGGTTCTTGTGCAATCCATTCATGACTTTGTCAATGGGAAACCTTGTTTTATTTTTGCCTCCCTGTGTCGGCAATTAGGATACCGACCTCACTGCATGTTGGTTACGCTTGCTGGGAAAGCGTCTCTAGAGGCATTGGAAGGGCCTCTATTTCACTTTATTGatatcccccccccttgctggcgTGCCCCACTGAGTTCCTCTCGAGAGCTCAAGAAGTTGTAGGAGGGACGGTCACTTTTTGAATGGCCATCAGGGAGAAATTGGGGGGTTTGAGGCTGTCTGAAGGCTTATCAACGCCAGCTtccgcctccccctctctctgcttCTCAGGATGCCAAAGACGGGCGGCTCTTCAGCGAGCAGAACTTCCTGCAGCGGGCAGCAAAGAAAGCCACGGGTAAGACTAAAGTTGAGTTGTTTCTGGGGGAGCAGAGCAGCGTCTCTATGCGTTGCCTCCCCCCATGGATGAGGGTCGtagcttctcctccccccctttttccctTGACTTTGTCTCACCCACAAGCTGGATCCTTTAAGCTCTGTTAATCGAGTGTCTGACAAGTCAAAGGGACGGATCTCTGAGTAAATTAGGCTAGCCTATCCAgtcaggctgctgggattgagacCTCCTTGGCCGTCCCCTTTTGTGTCCCCTTGCAGTAGAAAAGTGGAAGAAGCAGCATTCGGTTCCATTGCTGGGAATCCCCAACTGCATTGGCTTTGGTCTCCATGGTAATGCTTACAGGTGAGGGAATTTGGGCTTAGGCATTTCCACCCATCTCCTCTCCCATCACTTCAGGCTTCAGGCCAGTAGCTCTCTGCTTCAGccgcctcacagggctgttgtcgtaaggacagaaggaaagagggagaaagcCATGCTAATTTTCGCTCCCGGTTGGGGAGTAAAGCAGAACATTCAAAATATAAGGGGGCCACAAGAAGACTTAGCTGATGCATAGGGCTTGAAGCCCTACTGAGTTGGGTGAGATGGAGGGACGCTTTGGAGGCCTCTGGCCCAAGCGTGATCCTTCTGCAACCGTCTCTGCTCCGACCCGCAGGTTCCTGGTCTTCTCCGACTTGGGCCGGTCCCTCCAGTCGATCCTGGATGACACTGCCAGCAGGTTGATGGAGAAAGCCGCCTTTCAGATCGCTGTCAGGCTGGTACGAGGCGccgggaaaggaggggaggcggCGAATTCTACCCGGGTGTAAAACGGAAGGTGTTTCTGGAGCAGGGGGTTGTGGGAGATTGCCCTGCTGCCATGGCACAGGGCTGGCACTCGGAGCGAGGCTAGGGCAAGGCGGGCATTGCGGCATGGCTGTTTTTCTTTGGCCTTCAGCTGGACGTGCTGGAATTCCTTCACGAGAACGAGTACGCCCACGGGGACGTCACGGCCGAAAACATATACGTGAATCCCATGGATCTCTCTGAGGTGAGTATCTGGGAATAGCTCTTTGCGGGAGAGCATCCCTGTGAAGCAGAGGGTCCTAAACCTTCCCTAGGCCAAGGGGGAAAGCAGGCTGGCCCAAGCGTCAATGCTGAAGGCTTCGGTCCAGTGCTTGACTCTCCAGGGAGTTTCCAAGGAGCCCTCCTGCAAGGGAGCGCTGACTCTGGGGTTTGGGGATGGCACCTGGCCGAGCAGGGAGCCTGATCGAGGGGAAAGACCTGCAAATTTTGCCCTCATCCCAAGGAAAGGGTCACCAGACTTTCCCGGTTCTGACCCTAGCCCCTTCCAGGCGAGCCAAGAGATAGGGCTAGGGACTTCCAGGCACAGGCCAGTTGTGAAAGGTAACAGGGTCCGGGGGGAAGGCAGCTTCACCTGCGAGCGCCCACCCGAGAGCTCCCCAGCTGCTTCCTGACGAGCCGCCGCAGCCCCCTATTCCgcgcttcccttcttccttccccagctCACCCTGGCCGGCTACTGCTTTGCTTTCCGATACTGCCCCGAAGGGAAGCATGTGCCTCTGCGGGAGGGCAGCAGGACGCCTCACGAGGGCACCCTGGAGTTCATCAGCCTGGACAGCCACAAAGGAGCCGGTGAGATTTCCGCACTTGGGAACAGGCTGGTGAACACACTGCATggctaccccaccccaccccacccaacctGGTACAATTTCCCTGACCCCCTTTCAAGGCAGTTCTCATCCCTTGTGCCGTGGCTTCCCCCCTTTCGGGATAGAGGCCTTGCCACTCGCTGCTGCGGACAGAAACCAGTCTATCACGTTGCCTGGCGCTGCTTCTCCCGCACGGTCCCATCTGAGAGATCCTCTCTACCTCTGTCCTCTCTCTGGGCATCCAGTCGCACTTTTAATTGGAGCCACAGCGCTCTTTGCAGAGTTACGAAAAAACCCTGCATAAGGAGCCTGCTGTTAATCAATAAAAAGGTTTTGATTAATCAGTGTGGACCAAGTATATTCAGAGGGGTTGCAAGTTAAGGGCACATTtacttattttgtgtgtgtgtgtgtgggggggggtctgtagattcaggtgggtggctttGCTGGTGTGACGtagcagaacagaatttgagtcaaACAGCACCTTCgaggccagcaaagatttattcaagtggcGAGCTTGAATAAAAGCTTGAATCGGAATCGTCCGAGTCCCGATATAAGGGGAGAGCAAATTAGCAGTCAATGGGTAAAAAACATTACGGAGATATCCGGCAAATATGCAGCGCCATGAACAAATAACGCCTCGTTCGAACGACAGGCTGGGTTTATCGGTCCTTTGTTTTTCAGTTCCCGCTCACAAATGCATCAAGGGAAGTTTAGTGATTAAGGGCAGACAcgttcccagttgtgaaaataattCATTAAAAGTGACCCcggaggggcggggtggggggctgtACTGGTTCTGGTGTGTCACTGGAATAGAGAGTGTTGCTCTCTTTTAACATCTCAAAAAGGCACCTGTGTAAATTTCTTggcaatatatttaaataatcaGTTGACCGGCCACCTGAATGTGTGTCCTCTCCCTGCCTCGTCAGCTCCGTCCCGTCGGAGTGACCTTGAGTCGCTGGGCTATTGCCTTGTGAAATGGCTGCATGGCTCCCTTCCCTGGTCTGAGGAACTGACCAATCCCCGGACAGTCATGGAGAAGAAAGAGAGGTAAACGCTGTGCACGaatgaggctccccccccccccctgctgtggtTTGCTGGTTTGGTTTTTAACTTTAAGGGTCTCTCCCTGTTCTGACTAAGTAGAGATTGGACACCTGCAAATCTTTTCATTGTCTTTTTATTGTAGGTATAAAGCAGATATTGCCAAGAATCCAAAACTGTCCTTTGGCTGGAGAGCTATTCCAGGTACGCCTGTTGTTTGGTTTGCATCTCGGTCTTCACAGAGGAGTTTTCTGGCGGCTCACCCTGGAGGTTTATCTGATCTCATCCTTGCaaaggggtgaggctgagaaacggCCGTTTCTCCGAGCTGCCCGGTGAACTTTGGGTCCGAATGGGAGATTCGAGTCTCACATCCCTGCGTCCCAATTCAACCTCCCTGCGTCAGACTGACCATCCTGTAGGAGGGACAGTCAGGGCATGTTCAGatgcctttattttttatttgctgGTTTTACTTAATGTATCACCCCACATTTCTTTCCAGTAAGGACCCACAGTAgcttctcctccccttcattctatgctcacaacaacccatATCCAAGCTGATAGTCTATCCAGCACCCCACACTGACTCATTCATAAGCATCGCGCGATACAATCAGGGAAAGATCCAGCAAAGAGTTCTCCTTATCTGTAGGCTAGGAGAGTTTGTTGAGATGTGTGTGCATGAAGGATTATGGAGCAGTATTCATAAACAGCTCCATGGTGGCGTAGATAGCCCGCTAAGCCGTGTCCTAGCCTGTCTTCCGGATCCCAGCAAGATAAGCAGCTCGTTGGGGTCCTTGTAGGACCAGAGCATGCAAGGTTTTTGCAGGGAGGTGGAAGCGTCCGTGTGCCAGGAGGGAAACGGCAAGCCCCAGTAATAAACCTCAGGAAGCATTAGCCTCGAAGAGAGCAGCCGCTGTCTTGGCCCAACGTGAGCGCCAGAGAGATTATATCTCCTGGCGTGCAGAAAATTTGCAATTTGACGCGGCGCTAGACCTGCAATTTCGCCTCCTCCCGCTACATATTTCCCTGGACGCATTCCTACATCAATCACACGGCCCTAACTTGATTTCTTCGCTTTTGTCATTTGAAAAAGAAGCCGCTCGCCACTCTCCTCACCTCCGGGCGGCTCGTGGACAGCCGCGTGAAACATTACTATGAAATAACCAAAACCCTTCCTCCACCAATAAGACCCCAGATCATAACATAAAGCAGCGGGCATCTAAATCTGAGTAAGCTACGGACCACCACGGGCCATTGTCACCAGGGGAGGGATTCCGCATGCAgcggaaaaggccctgtcccAAAGGCGGAAGGTCTTAGCAACTGAGCAGGTTCCATGTGGCGTAGAGTGGTTTGGGCAGCATTGGGTGGGCACATCGGCCTTAGCGCAGGCTCTTTCTGCTTCCTGGCGTCTGGAAGTCCCTCGTAAGTCCTGTGGCTGCCTGACCATCGCAAAGCTTGCCAAGTCGGGAACAGGTGTAGCTTCCAGGTGGGTCAGCAGCTTGCCAGAGCCCTGGAGAAGCGGCTTAATCCGatttccctcccccatgccccgTGGCCAGACGCCGTGCAGCACTTCCTGCTCCGAGTGATGTCCCTGGACTACGAAGAGCGGCCGGACTACGACGAGCTCCGGGCGCTGCTGAGGAAGCCGCTGGAGCTGATGCGAGCCTCGGCCTACGACCCGCTGGACCTCAGAGTGGTCCCCTAGGTAATGAACGGGCCGGGAACCTTTTATaggcctccttttcctctcccaaacaAGCCACTCAGCTCTGAAGCGGAGGGGGCAGCTTAAAGCGGAGGAGCggcaggtgggagagggctggcccttccaccaccaccaccccccatccATGCACGGGGCTGTGACCCTGGCCCAATCTGGGCCCGAACGAGCCGTCGCCGGCTTTGCCACTCTGCCCTCCCAGCGGCATCGGAGCAGAGTGGCCAGGGGAGAGCAGCAAACTAACGAGTCCCGTTTTGCTTTGTGGCTTTGTAGGTCTGAGGAGCTCGGGAGGAGAGGGCCAAATCCCGTGGGGAGGTCTTCACACTGGAGCAGCCAGGAATGCCGTATCTCCCCCCAACTTCTTGGCTTTTAGATTGCggagggaattgggggggggggggagccccggGATTCCCCGGTATTTATTTCTTaggaccgtgtgtgtgtgtgtgttttaaatataggcgctcttccctttcccttcccgccGCCTCCTTTTCACGGATTCTAGCGGATGCCAAGCCCAGGGCCTGCTTTGGCAGGGGTGCTCCCTGAACGGCGGATCGCCTGGCAACCCCAAGTGTTGCCACGGGGACAAAAGAGGCCATCTTAATTGGATGGAGAGGAGCTCTGCCCTTCTCCCAAGTTGTTGAGTTTTGCAACGTTTTAAGTCATAAATATTGATTTTGTAACAAACCTCGTGTCTGGTGAACTCTTGGGGCAGCTCATAGTGACGGACGCCAGCCGGGCGGGGAGTTTCGGCTGCAAGAtgtcttcccttctctctccgtTCATCTTTGCCCCACAAGGAGGAGGACTGTGCTTGGTGGGGGAGGTTCCTCAGTAGTCTGCCCACACACAGTCTTTGCTCCATGATGGTCCCAGGAGATTATGGGGGGCTCTAGTGGCCAGCCTCGCCTCACAGACCAGGGCTGGCCTTCCGTCCACGCTTCACGTGATGCATCAAGGCTCTTCATAGATTGAAATCTCCATAAGGGCCTTCCTGAAAATGTTTGTTCTTCACcgtacttttaaaaaagagacaaaaacaaaatggagagggtgcagaggagagtggcgagtatgatccggggcctggggaccaagccctaggaggaaaggctgagggacttggggacgttcagcctggagaagaggaggttgagaggggacagggtggctctcttgaagtattttaaagctGGTCAGTTTTAGGAGGGCAGggtgtggttcctgttggcagcagag
Protein-coding sequences here:
- the VRK3 gene encoding serine/threonine-protein kinase VRK3 isoform X1; protein product: MKRRAGGRPKAPRRPERMAGIVNFCPQCGKKVEATFVFCPACGSQLPAPEEEEPMQITPTPSVQELDQKAVDELSVAVKYPAKKRVEFYSPGKGKSSTSVKQDSEPISVASWSPKEARKVLDPKDLEEFSAAMEHPAKKRVEICSPGKGKSSVSLKQESGQISATSRSPKETTKAKAGSRSPKKNRLASATPLPEGEILTDLNDKQWKLVKLLSQSDFGLMYEAESASGACQQKQRFSLKLDAKDGRLFSEQNFLQRAAKKATVEKWKKQHSVPLLGIPNCIGFGLHGNAYRFLVFSDLGRSLQSILDDTASRLMEKAAFQIAVRLLDVLEFLHENEYAHGDVTAENIYVNPMDLSELTLAGYCFAFRYCPEGKHVPLREGSRTPHEGTLEFISLDSHKGAAPSRRSDLESLGYCLVKWLHGSLPWSEELTNPRTVMEKKERYKADIAKNPKLSFGWRAIPDAVQHFLLRVMSLDYEERPDYDELRALLRKPLELMRASAYDPLDLRVVP
- the VRK3 gene encoding serine/threonine-protein kinase VRK3 isoform X2, producing MQITPTPSVQELDQKAVDELSVAVKYPAKKRVEFYSPGKGKSSTSVKQDSEPISVASWSPKEARKVLDPKDLEEFSAAMEHPAKKRVEICSPGKGKSSVSLKQESGQISATSRSPKETTKAKAGSRSPKKNRLASATPLPEGEILTDLNDKQWKLVKLLSQSDFGLMYEAESASGACQQKQRFSLKLDAKDGRLFSEQNFLQRAAKKATVEKWKKQHSVPLLGIPNCIGFGLHGNAYRFLVFSDLGRSLQSILDDTASRLMEKAAFQIAVRLLDVLEFLHENEYAHGDVTAENIYVNPMDLSELTLAGYCFAFRYCPEGKHVPLREGSRTPHEGTLEFISLDSHKGAAPSRRSDLESLGYCLVKWLHGSLPWSEELTNPRTVMEKKERYKADIAKNPKLSFGWRAIPDAVQHFLLRVMSLDYEERPDYDELRALLRKPLELMRASAYDPLDLRVVP